A window of the Lagenorhynchus albirostris chromosome 1, mLagAlb1.1, whole genome shotgun sequence genome harbors these coding sequences:
- the NFATC4 gene encoding nuclear factor of activated T-cells, cytoplasmic 4 isoform X1: MGAASCEDEELEFKLVFGEEKEAPPLGAGGSGEELDSEDTPPCCRLGLGEPPPYGAAPIGIPRPPPPRPGMHSPPPRPAPSPGTWESQPARSVRLGGPGGGSGGAGGGRVLECPSIRITSISPTPDPPAALEDNPDAWGEGSPRDYPPPEGFGGYREAGGQGGGPFFSPSPGSSSLSSWSFFSDASDEAALYAACDEVESELNEAASRFGLGSPLPSPRASPRPWTPDDPWSLYGPSPGGRGPEDSWLLLSAPGPTPASPRPASPCGKRRYSSSGTPSSASPALSRRGSLGEEGPEPPPAPPLPLVRDPGSPGPFDYTGAPPAESIPQKTRRTSSEQAVALPRSEEPAPCNGKLPSGVEEAGAPPGGPRKEVAGMDYLAVPSPLAWSKARTGGHSPIFRTSALPPLDWPLPSQYEQLELRIEVQPRAHHRAHYETEGSRGAVKAAPGGHPIVKLLGYSEKPLTLQMFIGTADERNLRPHAFYQVHRITGKMVATASYEAVVSGTKVLEMTLLPENNMAANIDCAGILKLRNSDIELRKGETDIGRKNTRVRLVFRVHVPQGSGKVISVQTASVPIECSQRSAQELPQVEAYSPSACSVTGGEELVLTGSNFLPDSKVVFIERGPDGKLQWEEEATVNRLQSNEVTLTLTIPEYSNKRVSRPVQVYFYVSNGRRKRSPTQSFKFLPVIFKEEPLPDASLRGFPSASGPHFGSDMDFSPPRPPYPSYPHEDPAYETPYLSEGFSYGTPPLYPQTGPPPSYRPGPRMFPETGGTTGCARPPPVSFLPRPFPSDPYGGRGSPFPLGLPFPPPAPFRPPLPASPPLEGPFAPQSSVHPPPAEGYSEVGPSYGPGEGAPEQEKSRGGYGGSFRDSVPIQGITLEEVSEIIGRDLSGFPAPPGEEPPA; the protein is encoded by the exons ATGGGGGCAGCAAGCTGCGAGGATGAGGAGCTGGAATTTAAGCTGGTGTTCGGGGAGGAAAAGGAGGCCCCCCCGCTGGGCGCGGGGGGGTCGGGGGAAG AACTGGACTCAGAGGACACCCCACCATGCTGCCGTCTGGGCCTGGGGGAGCCCCCTCCCTATGGTGCTGCCCCTATTGGCATTCCCCGGCCCCCACCCCCTCGGCCTGGCATGCACTCCCCACCACCCCGCCCGGCCCCCTCACCTGGCACTTGGGAGAGCCAGCCAGCCCGGTCAGTGAGGCTGGGGGGGCCGGGAGGGGGctccgggggggcggggggaggccgTGTTCTTGAGTGTCCCAGCATCCGCATCACCTCTATCTCTCCCACTCCCGACCCGCCAGCTGCGCTGGAGGACAACCCAGATGCCTGGGGGGAAGGATCCCCCAGGGATTACCCCCCACCAGAAGGCTTTGGAGGCTACCGAGAGGCGGGGGGCCAGGGCGGGGGTCCCTTCTTCAGCCCGAGCCCTGGCAGCAGCAGCCTGTCTTCCTGGAGCTTCTTCTCAGATGCCTCTGACGAGGCAGCCTTGTATGCAGCCTGTGACGAGGTGGAGTCTGAGCTAAATGAGGCGGCCTCCCGCTTTGGCCtaggctccccactgccctcaccCCGGGCCTCCCCTAGGCCGTGGACCCCCGATGACCCCTGGAGCCTGTATGGTCCGAGCCCTGGAGGCCGGGGTCCAGAGGATAGCTGGCTACTCCTCAGCGCTCCTGGGcccaccccagcttccccacGACCTGCCTCTCCATGTGGCAAGCGGCGCTATTCCAGCTCAGGAACCCCATCTTCGGCCTCCCCAGCTCTGTCCCGCCGAGGCAGCCTAGGGGAGGAGGGGCCTGAGCCACCTCCAGCACCCCCATTGCCTCTGGTCCGGGACCCGGGCTCCCCTGGCCCCTTTGACTACACGGGGGCCCCACCAGCCGAGAGCATCCCTCAGAAGACCCGGAGGACTTCCAGCGAGCAGGCGGTGGCCCTGCCTCGGTCTGAGGAGCCTGCCCCGTGCAATGGGAAGCTGCCTTCGGGAGTAGAGGAGGCTGGGGCTCCTCCCGGGGGTCCTCGGAAGGAGGTTGCCGGCATGGACTACCTGGCGGTGCCTTCCCCACTGGCTTGGTCCAAGGCCCGGACTGGGGGACACAGCCCCATCTTCAG GACCTCTGCCCTCCCCCCGCTGGACTGGCCTCTGCCCAGCCAGTATGAGCAGCTGGAGCTGAGGATCGAGGTGCAGCCCAGAGCCCACCACCGGGCCCACTATGAGACAGAGGGCAGCCGGGGAGCTGTCAAAGCTGCCCCTGGTGGTCACCCCATTGTCAAG CTCCTAGGCTACAGTGAGAAGCCACTGACCCTACAGATGTTCATCGGCACCGCAGATGAGAGGAACCTGCGACCTCACGCTTTCTATCAGGTGCACCGTATCACGGGCAAGATGGTGGCCACGGCCAGCTACGAAGCTGTAGTCAGTGGTACCAAGGTGTTGGAGATGACCCTGCTCCCTGAGAACAACATGGCAGCCAA CATTGACTGTGCCGGAATCCTGAAGCTTCGGAATTCAGACATTGAGCTGCGGAAGGGTGAGACGGACATCGGGCGCAAGAACACACGCGTGCGGCTGGTATTCAGGGTACACGTGCCCCAAGGCAGCGGGAAGGTCATCTCGGTGCAGACAGCATCGGTGCCCATCGAGTGCT CCCAGCGCTCAGCTCAGGAGCTGCCCCAGGTGGAGGCCTACAGCCCCAGTGCCTGCTCCGTGACGGGAGGGGAGGAACTAGTGCTGACTGGCTCCAACTTCCTGCCTGACTCCAAGGTGGTGTTCATCGAGAGGGGCCCTG ACGGAAAGCTGCAATGGGAGGAGGAGGCCACAGTGAACCGGTTGCAGAGCAATGAG GTGACGCTGACCCTGACCATCCCTGAGTACAGCAACAAGCGGGTGTCCCGGCCAGTCCAGGTCTACTTTTACGTCTCCAACGGGCGGAGGAAGCGCAGTCCTACCCAGAGTTTCAAGTTCCTGCCTG TGATCTTCAAGGAGGAGCCTCTACCGGACGCATCTCTCCGGGGCTTCCCTTCAGCATCGGGCCCCCACTTTGGCTCTGACATGGACTTCTCACCACCCAGGCCCCCCTACCCCTCCTATCCCCATGAAGACCCTGCTTATGAAACTCCTTACCTGTCAGAAGGCTTCAGCTATGGCACGCCCCCTCTGTACCCCCAGACGGGGCCCCCGCCATCCTACAGACCTGGCCCGCGGATGTTCCCTGAGACTGGGGGTACCACAGGTTGCGCCCGCCCACCTCCAGTCTCATTCCTTCCCCGGCCCTTCCCTAGCGACCCCTATGGAGGACGGGGCTCCCCCTTTCCCCTGGGGCTGCcgttccctcctccagcccccttcCGGCCTCCACTACCTGCATCCCCACCACTTGAAGGCCCCTTCGCTCCCCAGAGCAGTGTTCACCCCCCACCTGCTGAGGGTTACAGTGAGGTAGGGCCGAGCTatggccctggggagggggctccgGAGCAGGAGAAGTCCAGGGGTGGCTACGGCGGCAGCTTCCGAGACAGTGTCCCTATCCAGGGTATCACGCTGGAGGAAG TGAGTGAGATCATTGGCCGAGACCTGAGTGGCTTCCCTGCACCTCCTGGAGAAGAGCCTCCCGCCTGA
- the NFATC4 gene encoding nuclear factor of activated T-cells, cytoplasmic 4 isoform X2 produces MGAASCEDEELEFKLVFGEEKEAPPLGAGGSGEELDSEDTPPCCRLGLGEPPPYGAAPIGIPRPPPPRPGMHSPPPRPAPSPGTWESQPARSVRLGGPGGGSGGAGGGRVLECPSIRITSISPTPDPPAALEDNPDAWGEGSPRDYPPPEGFGGYREAGGQGGGPFFSPSPGSSSLSSWSFFSDASDEAALYAACDEVESELNEAASRFGLGSPLPSPRASPRPWTPDDPWSLYGPSPGGRGPEDSWLLLSAPGPTPASPRPASPCGKRRYSSSGTPSSASPALSRRGSLGEEGPEPPPAPPLPLVRDPGSPGPFDYTGAPPAESIPQKTRRTSSEQAVALPRSEEPAPCNGKLPSGVEEAGAPPGGPRKEVAGMDYLAVPSPLAWSKARTGGHSPIFRTSALPPLDWPLPSQYEQLELRIEVQPRAHHRAHYETEGSRGAVKAAPGGHPIVKLLGYSEKPLTLQMFIGTADERNLRPHAFYQVHRITGKMVATASYEAVVSGTKVLEMTLLPENNMAANIDCAGILKLRNSDIELRKGETDIGRKNTRVRLVFRVHVPQGSGKVISVQTASVPIECSQRSAQELPQVEAYSPSACSVTGGEELVLTGSNFLPDSKVVFIERGPDGKLQWEEEATVNRLQSNEVTLTLTIPEYSNKRVSRPVQVYFYVSNGRRKRSPTQSFKFLPVSEIIGRDLSGFPAPPGEEPPA; encoded by the exons ATGGGGGCAGCAAGCTGCGAGGATGAGGAGCTGGAATTTAAGCTGGTGTTCGGGGAGGAAAAGGAGGCCCCCCCGCTGGGCGCGGGGGGGTCGGGGGAAG AACTGGACTCAGAGGACACCCCACCATGCTGCCGTCTGGGCCTGGGGGAGCCCCCTCCCTATGGTGCTGCCCCTATTGGCATTCCCCGGCCCCCACCCCCTCGGCCTGGCATGCACTCCCCACCACCCCGCCCGGCCCCCTCACCTGGCACTTGGGAGAGCCAGCCAGCCCGGTCAGTGAGGCTGGGGGGGCCGGGAGGGGGctccgggggggcggggggaggccgTGTTCTTGAGTGTCCCAGCATCCGCATCACCTCTATCTCTCCCACTCCCGACCCGCCAGCTGCGCTGGAGGACAACCCAGATGCCTGGGGGGAAGGATCCCCCAGGGATTACCCCCCACCAGAAGGCTTTGGAGGCTACCGAGAGGCGGGGGGCCAGGGCGGGGGTCCCTTCTTCAGCCCGAGCCCTGGCAGCAGCAGCCTGTCTTCCTGGAGCTTCTTCTCAGATGCCTCTGACGAGGCAGCCTTGTATGCAGCCTGTGACGAGGTGGAGTCTGAGCTAAATGAGGCGGCCTCCCGCTTTGGCCtaggctccccactgccctcaccCCGGGCCTCCCCTAGGCCGTGGACCCCCGATGACCCCTGGAGCCTGTATGGTCCGAGCCCTGGAGGCCGGGGTCCAGAGGATAGCTGGCTACTCCTCAGCGCTCCTGGGcccaccccagcttccccacGACCTGCCTCTCCATGTGGCAAGCGGCGCTATTCCAGCTCAGGAACCCCATCTTCGGCCTCCCCAGCTCTGTCCCGCCGAGGCAGCCTAGGGGAGGAGGGGCCTGAGCCACCTCCAGCACCCCCATTGCCTCTGGTCCGGGACCCGGGCTCCCCTGGCCCCTTTGACTACACGGGGGCCCCACCAGCCGAGAGCATCCCTCAGAAGACCCGGAGGACTTCCAGCGAGCAGGCGGTGGCCCTGCCTCGGTCTGAGGAGCCTGCCCCGTGCAATGGGAAGCTGCCTTCGGGAGTAGAGGAGGCTGGGGCTCCTCCCGGGGGTCCTCGGAAGGAGGTTGCCGGCATGGACTACCTGGCGGTGCCTTCCCCACTGGCTTGGTCCAAGGCCCGGACTGGGGGACACAGCCCCATCTTCAG GACCTCTGCCCTCCCCCCGCTGGACTGGCCTCTGCCCAGCCAGTATGAGCAGCTGGAGCTGAGGATCGAGGTGCAGCCCAGAGCCCACCACCGGGCCCACTATGAGACAGAGGGCAGCCGGGGAGCTGTCAAAGCTGCCCCTGGTGGTCACCCCATTGTCAAG CTCCTAGGCTACAGTGAGAAGCCACTGACCCTACAGATGTTCATCGGCACCGCAGATGAGAGGAACCTGCGACCTCACGCTTTCTATCAGGTGCACCGTATCACGGGCAAGATGGTGGCCACGGCCAGCTACGAAGCTGTAGTCAGTGGTACCAAGGTGTTGGAGATGACCCTGCTCCCTGAGAACAACATGGCAGCCAA CATTGACTGTGCCGGAATCCTGAAGCTTCGGAATTCAGACATTGAGCTGCGGAAGGGTGAGACGGACATCGGGCGCAAGAACACACGCGTGCGGCTGGTATTCAGGGTACACGTGCCCCAAGGCAGCGGGAAGGTCATCTCGGTGCAGACAGCATCGGTGCCCATCGAGTGCT CCCAGCGCTCAGCTCAGGAGCTGCCCCAGGTGGAGGCCTACAGCCCCAGTGCCTGCTCCGTGACGGGAGGGGAGGAACTAGTGCTGACTGGCTCCAACTTCCTGCCTGACTCCAAGGTGGTGTTCATCGAGAGGGGCCCTG ACGGAAAGCTGCAATGGGAGGAGGAGGCCACAGTGAACCGGTTGCAGAGCAATGAG GTGACGCTGACCCTGACCATCCCTGAGTACAGCAACAAGCGGGTGTCCCGGCCAGTCCAGGTCTACTTTTACGTCTCCAACGGGCGGAGGAAGCGCAGTCCTACCCAGAGTTTCAAGTTCCTGCCTG TGAGTGAGATCATTGGCCGAGACCTGAGTGGCTTCCCTGCACCTCCTGGAGAAGAGCCTCCCGCCTGA